From a single Silene latifolia isolate original U9 population chromosome 6, ASM4854445v1, whole genome shotgun sequence genomic region:
- the LOC141588021 gene encoding polygalacturonase-like, which yields MITSLVLLSRGGTRILTLSICLLERLVSCSMMSKDILGIPVSGDRVLVAGSGEDDDSGLRGKIARFYGVPESDVVPPLYKNGGLLTSELSRVFHIAITGCQNVHIEGVDIIASADSPNTDGIHVQSSTQVAILDSTMRTGDDCISTGPGVKNVHIEGVLCGPGHGISIGSLGWEKKEAGVQNVTVKSVIISNTTNWLRIKSWARPSTGFVQTILYQNVTFRNVENPIIVDQYYCPNNQCPRQESGVKVTDVTYKKIHGTSSTEIAMTFNCSTLSPCSGIKLENVNITFLDQEALSTCSNVKGQALGMVQPKELFLIVKALTI from the exons ATGATAACCTCCTTAGTGCTTTTATCGAGAGGTGGCACCCGGATACtaacactttccatatgccttttggagagattagtATCATGCTCCATGATGTCCAAAGATATTCTTGGGATACCCGTTAGTGGTGATCGGGTTCTTGTGGCCGGTTCGGGCGAGGATGATGACAGTGGTTTGCGGGGCAAGATTGCGAGGTTTTATGGAGTTCCTGAGTCCGATGTTGTACCACCGCTCTACAAGAATGGCGGTTTACTAACATCGGAGTTGAGTCGTGTT TTCCACATTGCAATAACAGGGTGCCAAAACGTGCACATTGAAGGAGTGGACATTATAGCATCAGCTGACAGTCCCAATACCGATGGCATTCATGTTCAATCATCAACACAAGTTGCTATCCTCGACTCCACCATGCGGACAGGAGACGATTGTATATCTACTGGTCCCGGTGTCAAGAACGTTCACATTGAGGGTGTCTTATGTGGCCCTGGTCATGGAATCAG CATAGGAAGCTTAGGGTGGGAGAAAAAAGAAGCAGGAGTACAAAATGTAACGGTTAAATCAGTTATTATCAGTAACACAACAAATTGGCTGAGAATTAAGTCATGGGCCAGGCCCAGTACAGGATTCGTTCAAACTATTCTTTACCAAAATGTTACATTTCGAAATGTTGAAAACCCAATCATTGTGGACCAATACTATTGTCCTAACAACCAGTGCCCTCGTCAG GAATCCGGAGTAAAAGTCACTGATGTAACATACAAGAAAATACATGGAACATCGTCGACAGAAATCGCCATGACATTCAATTGTAGCACTCTTTCTCCATGCTCAGGAATCAAACTTGAAAATGTGAACATAACTTTCCTCGATCAAGAGGCTCTATCAACTTGCAGTAATGTCAAAGGACAAGCACTTGGCATGGTTCAACCTAAAGAGTTGTTTTTGATCGTCAAAGCCTTAACTATATAA